The Gemmatimonadaceae bacterium genome contains the following window.
CCGACCGCGGGGCGGCGCGCCCCCCCGGGGCGCGCCGCCGCTCAGTGCATGGCCGCAGTGCGGACCTACTCGCCGCGCTTCACCTCGTCCCACATGGCGTCGAGCACGGAGAGCCCCGCGGTGCGCACGTCGATACCGCGCGCGGCCGCGAGCACCTCGATCGCCTCAAAACGGCGCTGGAACTTGGCATTGGCGCTGTCGAGCGCGAGGGCCGGGTGCACGCCGCATTTCCGGCACAGGTTCACCACGGCAAAGAGCAGGTCGCCCAGTTCGCCCTCGAGCGCCGCGTGCCGAGGGTCGCCGCTCGGCACGCCATGCGTCGGGAACTCGTGGCCCTCCCGCTCGATCAGTTCCGCCACCTCCTGCAGCTCCTCGCGCACCTTGTCCGACGGTCCCTTCGCATCAGGCCAGTCGAACCCGACGCCGGCCGCCCGCTCCTGCAGGCGATGCGCACGATGCAGGCTGGGCAGTCCCTGCGGCAGCCCCTCCGCCAGCGACTTGCGCCCCCGCGCCTTCATCTGCTCCCACGGTTCGCGCTTCGAGTCGTCCGCGAGGTCCCTGTTGTCTCTCTGTTGTCTCTCTGTTGTCTCTCTGTTGTCTCTCTGCCCGTACAGCCACGGATGCCGCTTCACCATCTTCGCCACTAAAGAGCCCGCGACGTCGCCCACGTCAAACGCGCCCCGCTCCTCGGCGATGATCGAGTGGAAGAGCACCTGCAGCAGCACGTCGCCCAGTTCGCTGCACGTCGCCGCGTCGTCGCCGGCCATCAGCGCGTCGTCGAGTTCGTGCATCTCCTCGTTGAGGTAAGGGCGCAGCGAGGCGTGCGTCTGCGCCCGGTCCCAGGCGTCGCGGGTGCGCAGGTCCCGCATGATGGCCAGCGCGTCGTCGAGCGTCTTCTTTTCTTGCATCGCCACCCTCACGGCCGCTAACTTTTCAGGTTCCAATGAACACGCAATCTACAGCGGCGGAAACGACGCGCGCCTGGGTCGACGTCGACCTCGGGGCGCTGGTGCGCAACGGGACCGCATTGCAGCGGCATGCCGGCGTCCCGCTCGTCCCCATGGTAAAAGCGGACGCCTACGGCCTCGGCGCCGTGGCCTGCGCCCGGGCCCTCGAGCGCCTCGACCCCCACGGGTTCGGCGTGGCGACCGTGCGCGAGGTCGAGGAGCTGCGCGACGCCGGGATTGACCGCCCGATCTACGTCTTCTCGCCCTTGCTGCCGTCGGACTTCGCGGCGGCGCGCGCCGCGCGGGCCACCGTCACGCTGGGTGATCCCGCGGCGATCTCCGCCTGGGTGGAGAGCGGCGGCGGGACGTGGCACCTGGCCATCGAGACCGGCATGCACCGCGCCGGCATTCGCTGGGACCAGGTGGGCCAGGTGACGGATCTCGTCCGGGCGCATCCGCCCGCCGGCGCCTTCACGCATTTCCATTCGGCCGAGCGGAATGACGGATCGTGGGAGCGCCAGGAGGCGCGATTCCGCGAGGCGCTCGCCGCGCTCCCGGCACCGCCAGCGCTGCTGCACGCACAGAACAGCGCCGGTATCGTGCGCCGCGGCACGTCACCCTGGTCGTTCGCGCGCCCGGGGGTCTTCCTGTACGGCGTCGGATCGGGTGACGGCGCGCCACTCTATCCCGAACCCGTGGCGCACGTGCGCGCCCGCGTCCTCGAGACGCACGACCTGCAGGATGGCGATACGGTGAGCTATCTCGCGACCTGGCGGTCCGTCGGACCTCGCCGCGTGGCGACGCTCGGCATCGGGTACGCCGACGGCTATCGGCGGGCGCTGGGGAACAAGGGACCGGCGCTCCTCAACGGCGCGCGCACCTGCATTGCCGGCGTCGTGACGATGGACATGACCATGATTGACGTCAGCGACATCGCGTGCCGAACCGGTGACATCGTCACGCTCGTCGGCCGGGACGGTGACGACGTCATCACGGTGGAGCAGGTGGCCGAGTTCGCCGATTTCATGTCGCCCTACGAGGTGCTGACCGGACTGCGGCAGCGCCTGCCGCGCCGCTATCACGAGCAGGTGCCGTGAGCCGCCGCGCCTGCATTCTCGTGCTGGACGGTGTCGGCATCGGCGAGGCGGCCGATGCCGATGAGTATGGAGACGAGGGATCGCATACCCTCGCCAACACCGCGCGCGCCGTGGGCGGGTTCGACCTGCCGAACCTCGAGCGCGCGGGGCTTGGCAACCTCGCCCCGATTGCCGGGCTGTCGGTCGTTGCCGCGCCCACTGCGGCGCACGGCGTTCTGTGCCCGATGTCCAAGGGCAAGGACAGCACCACCGGACACTGGGAGCTGGCGGGGGTGCATCTGGCCAGGCCGTTTCCCACGTACCCGCAAGGCTTCCCGCAGGACGTCATCGACGAGTTCTCGCGGCGCACCGGCCGCCCCTGCCTCGGAAATGTCGTGGGCAGCGGAACGGCCATGCTCGACCAGTTTGGCGCCGAACATGTGCGCACCGGGGCCTGGATCGTCTACACTTCCGCCGACTCCGTCTTCCAGGTGGCGGCGCACGAGCACATCGTGCCGCTCGCGGAGTTGCACGAGGCCTGTGCCCGCGCCCGGGCCATGCTGGTCCCGCCACATAACGTGTCGCGGGTGATCGCGCGCCCCTTTGTCGGCCGGGACGGCGCCTGGGAGCGCACCAGGAACCGGCGCGACTTCTCCGTGGAGTCGCCCGACCCCACGCTCCTCGATGCCCTGGCCGTCGCCGGCATTTCGCGCACCGGGGTCGGGAAGGTGGACGATCTCTTCGCCCGGCGGGGGCTGGAGGGGGGGCATACGGCCTCCAATGCCGAGGGCATCCGGCGGATTCTCGACTGGTTGGGCCATAGCGATGGGTTCTGCTTCGCCAACCTAGTAGATTTCGACCAGTCCTTCGGGCACCGAAACGACGCTCCGGGGTTCTATGGAGCGTTGCGGGAATTTGATGCCGCCTTGCCCGACTTGACGCACGCCCTTCGTGAGGATGACCTGCTGTTCATAACCGCTGACCATGGCAACGATCCGACGACTCCGTCGACCGACCATGCCCGGGAGAATGTTCCCGTGCTGGTGTTCGGTCCGCGGGTGCGTCCCGTCGCGCTCGGCTTGCGACCGACCTTCTCCGACCTCGGCGCGACGGTGGCCGACTGGATGGGTCTTGAATTCCGCGGGCGCGGCACGTCGTTCCTTCCGGTGATGCTCGGCTGATGCCAGACGCCCGCACGCTCGCCGCGCTGCGCGCGGCTGCCCTGGCCGCCATGGAGCAGGCGTACGCGCCGTACTCGAAGTTCCGGGTCGGGGCCGCGCTGCTCACGCCGGAGGGCGACATCATCGTCGGGTGCAACGTCGAGAACGCGTCGTACCCGGCCGGCACCTGCGCCGAGCGCGCGGCGATCGGCGCTGCGGTGGTGCGCGGGGTGCGCGCATTCACGCACGTCGTGGTGGCCACCGAGGCGAGCACGCCCACGCCGCCGTGCGGGATCTGCCGCCAGGTGTTGCATGAATTCGCGCCGACCTGCCAGGTCATCAGCGTGACCCGCGGCGGCGCCGAGGCCGAATGGCCCCTGGCGGATCTGCTGCCGTATGCCTTTGAGTCTTCGTCGCTGCGAGACGCATGATCAGACTTTCCCCCCGTCGCGCGTTCCTGACGCTCGCCGCCGTGCTGTTCGCGGCGACGGCCGGCGCGTGCTCTGAACAACTCGACGCCGGCAGCGCCTGTCCGTCGCTCTGTCCCGGATTGGCCGTGCCGCTCAAGGACACGGTGCTCTCGCCGGTGGTGGCGTACGACACGACGCTCGTCGGCTATCCCTCCGTCGGCTCCGAGGAAGGGATCCCGCTGGCGTGGCGCGGCGACACCCTCGATGTGCGCGGCGTCCTGCGCTTCGACACGCTGGCGCAGCGCTACACGCCGCCCAACGACACCTCGCGTCCGGTCACGCGCGTCGACACCGCGGTCCTGCGCATGCGGCTCAACCTGACGCAGAGCCGGTTGCCGTCCTGGGTGCGGTTCGAGGTGTACGACGTGGACGACACCACGGCCAGCGACAACGATACGCCGGCGCTGCTGGCGCTGTTCACGCCGGGCCGGCTGGTCACGTCGCGCACGCTGACGCGCGCCGAGATCACCGACTCGCTGCGCTTCCCGCTGTCGGGGGCCTGGCTGCTGCAGAAGATGCACAGCTTCTCCCGCGTGCGCTTCGGGCTGCGACTCGTGGCGTCGGGGCCGGTCTCGCTGCGCGTGCACACGGTCGAGACGGGACTCCCCGCCGAGATCCGCTACTACGTGTCGCCGGACACCGCCGTGCATCAGGTGGTGACCGCGCTGTATTCCAAGACGCCGCCCGAGCCGGCTTCACTGGCGTCGGACTATCGGGATTACAGCGTGGTGGCGCGCAACGCGCTGCCCGGCTGGGGGCCGCTGGCGCTTTCCACCGGTGGGGTGCCGGCGCGGCGCTCGTATCTGCGGTTCGTCATTCCCAAGTGGCTGCTCGATTCCACGACCATCGTGCGGGCGACGCTCGAGCTGACGCAGTCGCCGCAGCGGAACTTCGATCCGACCGACTCGGTGACGGTCTTCGGCCAGGCCGTGGCGGCCACCGGGCTCATCACCGACGTGCGTCGTTCTACGCAGATCCTGATTCCGGCGGGCATGTTCGTCACCGACTCGATTCGTGTCGCGCCGGCCGACAGCGGCGTGCGCACGCTGGAGATGAATGGGCTCCTGCGGGTCTGGAAGTCGGCGACGGACACGTCGCGGACGGCGCCCCAGCGCGCGATCGTGCTCCTGCAGCGCGAAGAAGGGCTGCACGGCGGCGAGGTGCGCTTCTTCAACTCCCGCGCGTCCGCGGCGGTGCGTCCGCGCCTGCGCGTCAGCTACATCCCCCGCGTCGACTTCGGAGTGCCATGATGCGCCGCCTCTTCCTGACGGCATTCCTGGCCGCCGCCTGCTCGACGCCATTGCTGGCGCAGGGCGCGCTCAGCCTGCAAGGCTTCGGCTATCCGACTGGTCAGCTCGGCACGCGCGCGGCCGGCATGGCGGGCGCCACTGCCGAAACCGATGCGACGTCGCCCATCAATCCAGGCGCCCTCCCCGGCGCCGGGCGCTCCAACTTCAGTTTCCAGATTGACCCCGAGTTCCGGCAGATCACGGTCGGCGGGCGGACGGTCAACACGAAGACGACGCGCTTCCCGGTGATCAGCATGGGGACGAAGGCCGGGACGCGCGGCTTCCTGGGCGTTTCGTTCTCGACGCTGCTGGATCGCACGTGGGACGCGTCGTATCGCGATACGGTGCTGGTGGCGGGCGATGCGGTGGGCTCGCGGGTGTCGACGACGGTGCGCGGCGCGATCAACGACGCCCGCGTCGCCTACGCCTGGCAGTTCAGCGAGCGGCTGCAGGCCGGCCTCGCGTTCAGCGCCTACACCGGCGCCAATCGCATGAGCCTCTCCCGCACGTTCGACGATACGTCGACCTTCGGCTCGCTCTCCCAGAACATGACGCTCTCGTACGGCGGATCGGCCGTCTCGGCCGGCCTGCTCTCGCGACCGGCCGCGCACGTCTACGTGGCGGCCTCGCTGCGCCTCGGCGGCGCGATGAAGACGCGCTCTGACGACTCGGTGGCGACGAAGGGGAACGCCCCCAACCGGTATGGCCTGTCCGTGACGTATGATGGCATTCCCGGCTCGCAGCTGGTGGCGCGCTTCAGTCACGAGGGGTGGTCGCGCATGCGGTCGCTGGGCAGTGCGGCGCTCGACGTCCGCGACGCCAACGACATCTCCTTCGGCGCCGAGGTGGCTGGGCCAAAGTGGCAGGGGATGCCCACGCAGGTGCGGCTCGGGGCGCGCACGCGCGGACTGCCCTTCGGATGGAACGGCCACGCCGTCTCGGAGCGCACCTTGGCGATCGGCGGCGGCGCGACGTTTGCCCGCGGCTGGGCGTCGCTCGACGTCAGCCTCCAGCGCAACGACCGGAAGGCCGGCGGAATGACCGAGAAGGGGACGATTCTCAGCGTCGGGCTCACCGTCCGTCCGTAACGCGATGCCGCCGGCCGGTGCGGAACTCCCCCCGCTCGTCCTCGTTGCCGACGATGTCGACGCCAACGTCGAACTGCTGGCCGACCAGCTGGCGGCCTTCGGGGTTCGCACGGTCGCCGCGCACGACGGACCGAGCGCGCTGGCGGCCTGCTTCGAGCAGTCGCCCGACCTGTGCATTCTCGACGTGTCGATGCCCGCCGGTGAACTCGGCGTGGACGATCGCGACACCGGCTTTGAAGTCTGCCGCCGCCTGAAGAAGGATCCGCGCACGGCGCGAATCCCGGTCATCTTCGTCACCGCGCTGAACGACACCGCCGATCGCGTGAAGGCCATTGAGGCCGGCGGGGACGATTTCCTGCTGAAGCCGCACAACCGACTCGTGCTCGGCGCGCGGGTGCGGTCCCTCCTCAAGCTCAAGAGCGCCACCGATGCGCTGGAGCAGAGCTATCGGACGCTGCGCGAGCTGGCCAAGGTGCGCGACGACCTGATGAAGATGATCGTGCACGACCTCAAGACGCCGCTCACGAGCGTGCTGGCCACCCTCGAGATGCTCCGTGAGGGCGACTACGGCCCGATGACCGAACGGCA
Protein-coding sequences here:
- the mazG gene encoding nucleoside triphosphate pyrophosphohydrolase; this translates as MQEKKTLDDALAIMRDLRTRDAWDRAQTHASLRPYLNEEMHELDDALMAGDDAATCSELGDVLLQVLFHSIIAEERGAFDVGDVAGSLVAKMVKRHPWLYGQRDNRETTERQQRDNRDLADDSKREPWEQMKARGRKSLAEGLPQGLPSLHRAHRLQERAAGVGFDWPDAKGPSDKVREELQEVAELIEREGHEFPTHGVPSGDPRHAALEGELGDLLFAVVNLCRKCGVHPALALDSANAKFQRRFEAIEVLAAARGIDVRTAGLSVLDAMWDEVKRGE
- the alr gene encoding alanine racemase; the protein is MNTQSTAAETTRAWVDVDLGALVRNGTALQRHAGVPLVPMVKADAYGLGAVACARALERLDPHGFGVATVREVEELRDAGIDRPIYVFSPLLPSDFAAARAARATVTLGDPAAISAWVESGGGTWHLAIETGMHRAGIRWDQVGQVTDLVRAHPPAGAFTHFHSAERNDGSWERQEARFREALAALPAPPALLHAQNSAGIVRRGTSPWSFARPGVFLYGVGSGDGAPLYPEPVAHVRARVLETHDLQDGDTVSYLATWRSVGPRRVATLGIGYADGYRRALGNKGPALLNGARTCIAGVVTMDMTMIDVSDIACRTGDIVTLVGRDGDDVITVEQVAEFADFMSPYEVLTGLRQRLPRRYHEQVP
- a CDS encoding phosphopentomutase gives rise to the protein MSRRACILVLDGVGIGEAADADEYGDEGSHTLANTARAVGGFDLPNLERAGLGNLAPIAGLSVVAAPTAAHGVLCPMSKGKDSTTGHWELAGVHLARPFPTYPQGFPQDVIDEFSRRTGRPCLGNVVGSGTAMLDQFGAEHVRTGAWIVYTSADSVFQVAAHEHIVPLAELHEACARARAMLVPPHNVSRVIARPFVGRDGAWERTRNRRDFSVESPDPTLLDALAVAGISRTGVGKVDDLFARRGLEGGHTASNAEGIRRILDWLGHSDGFCFANLVDFDQSFGHRNDAPGFYGALREFDAALPDLTHALREDDLLFITADHGNDPTTPSTDHARENVPVLVFGPRVRPVALGLRPTFSDLGATVADWMGLEFRGRGTSFLPVMLG
- a CDS encoding cytidine deaminase, with the protein product MPDARTLAALRAAALAAMEQAYAPYSKFRVGAALLTPEGDIIVGCNVENASYPAGTCAERAAIGAAVVRGVRAFTHVVVATEASTPTPPCGICRQVLHEFAPTCQVISVTRGGAEAEWPLADLLPYAFESSSLRDA
- a CDS encoding ATP-binding protein; protein product: MPPAGAELPPLVLVADDVDANVELLADQLAAFGVRTVAAHDGPSALAACFEQSPDLCILDVSMPAGELGVDDRDTGFEVCRRLKKDPRTARIPVIFVTALNDTADRVKAIEAGGDDFLLKPHNRLVLGARVRSLLKLKSATDALEQSYRTLRELAKVRDDLMKMIVHDLKTPLTSVLATLEMLREGDYGPMTERQYKAVSEAEGKAEDLLGLIQDLLEVSRVEETRIAVSPEPIAPAAFLSELLIDWTPRFTAEGATMAYEAADDAPVFSADKALLRRVFANLVQNALSHSATAVHVELAAVRDPQGILFTVTDNGPGIPAEFQEVIFRKFEQVRAANAPKTRSSGLGLAFCRLAVEAHGGRIWVRSKEAEGSTFYIQLPVEPKTAD